Part of the Debaryomyces hansenii mitochondrion, complete genome genome, TAGATTACATAATCAAAAAGGAATGATTAATCTAATAAATGCGATTAATGGAAATATACGTCATAGTAAAAGATTAGTTCAATTACATAAAGTATGTAGTTTATTAAATATACCTGTATTAGAACCTATAATTTTAACTAAAAATAATAGTTGATTAACAGGTTTTTTCGATGCAGATGGAACTATAAATTTTTCATTTAAATCATCCTGCCATTCGGCAGGAGGATACCTTTCCAAAGGAAAGGTATCTAATCATCCTCAATTAACAATTAGTGTTACTAACAAATATTTACAAGATGTATTACCATTTAAAGAAATATTAGGTGGAAATATTTATTTTGATAAATCTCAAAATGGTTATTATAAATGATCTATACAAAGTAAAAAAGATATTTTGAATTTTGTAGATTATATTAAATTAAATCCATCTAAAACTGTTAAATTAAATAGAATATTATTATGTAATTTATATTATGATTTAAAAGATTTAAAATCTTATATATTAAATGATAATAATATATTACAAAATAAAGCTTGAATTAAATTTGAAAATAAATGAAATAAAAAATTTTAAGGATTAAGATATAGTCCAATGAATAATATATACCATATTAACGATATCCTCACGTGTCACGTGGGGATTTATATATATATTATTCAAGCATCCAGAAGTGTACATCTTAATAATACCTGGTTTTGGAGTAATATCACATATAGTTTCAACATATAGTAAAAAACCTATATTTGGAGAAATAGGTATGTTATATGCTATGGGATCAATTGGATTCTTAGGATTCTTAGTTTGAAGTCATCACATGTTTGTTGTAGGTTTAGATATTGATTCAAGAGCTTACTTCACTAGTGCAACAATGGTTATTGCTGTACCTACTGGTATTAAAATTTTCTCTTGATTAGCAACAATTTATGGAGGAGAATTAAGATTAGGAGTTCCTATGTTATTTGCATTAGGTTTCTTATTCTTATTCACAATAGGAGGTTTAACTGGAGTTATGCTTTCTAATGCTAGTATAGATGTAGCTTTCCATGATAGAATTTTTATTTATTATGTTTCTTTTTTTTTATATACTTTATATAATATATATAATAATTATACTAATAATAATACCGCCCACAAAGGCAGGCATTGCGCTAATGCGTCATATAATAATGATATTAATAATTTAGTTTCTTTTATAGATAAAAATGAATATATCAAAATGTTTTGAGTAGGTTTAATGGATGGAGATGGGAGTATACAAGTTAATCATTGACGTAAAAAAAATTTACAATATAGATTAATTATAAAACTTTCTAACTTAGAATCTAATTATAATATGTTAATATTAATAGCAAAAGTAATAGGTGGTACTGTTAGAATCTCTAAAAAAAAAGATAATGTTATATGAGTAGTAGATTCTAAAGAATCTATTAAAGATATAATAAAAATATTTGATAAATATCCTTTATTAACCTCAAGAAAAATATGTCAAATTAATTTTATGAAAAAATGTATGAAATTAAATTATATGCCCGCCGAAGGCGGGTATCCCCGCGAAGCAGGGCTTGATTGATATTTATTAAATAGAAATTATAAATATAATGATCAATTAAATATAATTAATACATTTAATTTAAAATTAAAAAATAAATCTTTTATAAATGCTTTGCCCGAAGGACATGGTATACACCACATAGTGAAACATTCAGAATATTTTAAATGTTGATTATCAGGGTTTATAGAAGCAGAAGGATGTTTTTCAATTAGATTAAATAAATCTAATTCTTTTTCTATAGGACAGAATGATGATTTTTATTTAATAGAAGAAATTAAACAATTTTTTAATGCTACTAATTCAGTAAGAAATTCTTATAAGAATTTTTATTGTTTAGAAATTTATAAGAGAATTATATTAAATAATATTATTACTCATTGTAGTAATTATCCATTATTAGGTGAAAAAAAAGAATCATTAATAAAATTTTTAAAATAAGTGTCATGTGGTCATGCCACCATGAAAAAGCTCATATCTTTTTCGGTAATATATATATATATTATATATATTGCTAACGGTGAAATCTTATATAATTTCTTAAAGTGGAAATAGTTTTATATTTATATATATATATAAGACAATACCGTGGAAACCAAAATTAATATCCAATAATATTGGTATATATGCCACGCGGGTATATCTCCCTCTGCGGGGGAATATATTAATAAGTAGGATCCGTAGAGACTAAACGTGGCAATCGAAAATTTATTAAGTTAAATAATTAGATAAGTTATAGTCCGAACCATTGTGTGAACAATGTCTATGAAAAAAAAATAATCAATAAAGACTTATTATGTAGTTGGTCATTTCCATTATGTATTATCAATGGGAGCTTTATTTAGTTTAATAGGAGCTTATTATTACTGAGGTCCAGCAATGTTTGGATTAAAATATAATCGTATATTAGGAGAAATACACTTCTGATTATTATTTATATCAGTAAATGTAATATTCTTACCTATGCACTTCTTAGGATTAAATGGAATGCCTCGTCGTATACCACAATATCCTGATGCATTCATAGGATGAAATTATATAAGTAGTATAGGATCAGCGATATCAGTAATATCAGTTTTAGTTGGATTAAAAAGTGTATTAGTTCAATTAGAAAATGGTGAAAATGAAGAATTAGAAATACAAGTTACACCAGACTTTACTGAATCTAACTTAAACAGAGAAATTAGAGATTCTGATTTAGATTTAATTTTAACAAGACCTGCAGAGTACCACACATATAGTGAGTTACCTGTATTAACATCAAATTCCCACGCGTAGCGTGGAATTACCACACTCAAAGTGTGGCATAAATAAATATTCATAGAACTATATATATATAGAGGTAAAGGATGTATGGCTGAGTGGTTTAAAGCGTAATACTTGAGTTATTAAGACATAACTGTCCACGTGTTCGAATCACGTTGCATCCGATATGACTATGGCGAAATTGGTAGACGCGATTAGTTTAGGTCTAATTATTTAAATATAAGGGTTCAAGTCCCTTTAGTCATAGACAAGATATAAATTTATAAAATATAAAATATGACAATATTATTTGTTATTTTTTCAGGATTAACATCTATAACTTCAAGATTAGTTAATTCAATATCTAAACATATATTTCTTGTTGCTAGTATATTAATAGCTATACCAACATTATATGATTGAGAAGAAATTGATGTATATTATACATCAGATGGTATAGCAGATGTATTAATATTATTAACTATATATATATTACCTTTATCAATAATTTCTAATTGAAATAATATAAAAAGTACATTATATTTTGAATTAGTATTAAACTTAGGTATAATATTATTAATTAATTTTATGTGTCAAGATATGACATCTTTCTATATATACTTCGAAGCATCATTAGCCCCTTTATTTATATTAATAGGTTTATATGGGGCTGCTAATAGAGATAAAGCAGCTGATTATGTATTAATATATACATTATTCTCATCTTTATTTATGTTATTAGCAATAGCTTTATATGAAGTAATATTAGATAATACAGATTATCAAGCAACTAGTTTATTAGTATTATCATTAGATTTACAATGTATATTATTCTTAGCTATATCTATAGGTATTGCAGTTAAAACTCCTTTAGCTCCATTACATACTTGATTACCTGTAGTTCACTCAGAATCACCTTTAGCTGGTTCTATATTATTAGCTGGTATAATTTTAAAATTAGCTGTATTTGCTATAATTAGATTAATTTTACCTACTTTATCAGATGCTTCTGTACTATATACTCCATTTGTTTATGTTATATGTGTTATAACTATAATATATACATCTATTATTACTTTAAGACAAACTGATTTAAAAGTTATTATTGCTTATAGTTCTATCTCACATATGGCTGTATGTATATTAGGTATATTATCTAATACAATAACTGGTATTACAGGAAGTTTAGTATTATGTATTGCTCATGGTTTTGTTTC contains:
- the cox1 gene encoding cytochrome c oxidase subunit 1, encoding MKQMSYVTRWLYSTSHKDIGMTYLGFGMLSAMMGTGMSVMMRMELSNGNSQFFHGNNQAFNVMMSGHALLMMFFFIMPVWMGAFGNFFLPMLMGAADMAFARLNNISFWCLPPALVCMVCSVLMEQGAGTGFTTYPPLSSMSAHSGPSVDLAMFAMHLTSMSSLLGAMNFMVTVLNMRTMGLHMVNMPLFAWAMFLTAMLLLLSLPVLTAAVTLLLMDRNFNTGFYEVGAGGDPVTYEHLFWFFGHPEVYILMMPGFGVMSHMVSTYSKKPMFGEMGMLYAMGSIGFLGFLVWSHHMFVVGLDIDSRAYFTSATMVIAVPTGIKIFSWLATIYGGELRLGVPMLFALGFLFLFTMGGLTGVMTSNASMDVAFHDTYYVVGHFHYVLSMGALFSLMGAYYYWGPAMFGLKYNRMLGEMHFWLLFMSVNVMFLPMHFLGLNGMPRRMPQYPDAFMGWNYMSSMGSAMSVMSVLVGLKSVLVQLENGENEELEMQVTPDFTESNLNREIRDSDLDLILTRPAEYHTYSELPVLTSNSHA
- the cox1 gene encoding endonuclease: MKQMSYVTRWLYSTSHKDIGMTYLGFGMLSAMMGTGMSVMMRMELSNGNSQFFHGNNQAFNVMMSGHALLMMFFFIMPVWMGAFGNFFLPMLMGAADMAFARLNNISFWCLPPALVCMVCSVLMEQGAGTGFTTYPPLSSMSAHSGPSVDLAMFAMHLTSMSSLLGAMNFMVTVLNMRTMGLHMVNMPLFAWAMFLTAMLLLLSLPVLTAAVTLLLMDRNFNTGFYEVGAGGDPVTYEHLFWFFGHPEVYILMMPGFGVMSHMVSTYSKKPMFGEMGMLYAMGSIGFLGFLVWSHHMFVVGLDIDSRAYFTSATMVIAVPTGIKIFSWLATIYGGELRLGVPMLFALGFLFLFTMGGLTGVMTSNASMDVAFHDRIFIYYVSFFLYTLYNMYNNYTNNNTAHKGRHCANASYNNDINNLVSFMDKNEYIKMFWVGLMDGDGSMQVNHWRKKNLQYRLIMKTSNLESNYNMLMLMAKVMGGTVRISKKKDNVMWVVDSKESIKDMMKMFDKYPLLTSRKMCQINFMKKCMKLNYMPAEGGYPREAGTDWYLLNRNYKYNDQLNMINTFNLKLKNKSFMNALPEGHGMHHMVKHSEYFKCWLSGFMEAEGCFSIRLNKSNSFSMGQNDDFYLMEEIKQFFNATNSVRNSYKNFYCLEIYKRIMLNNIITHCSNYPLLGEKKESLMKFLK
- the ND4 gene encoding NADH dehydrogenase subunit 4 yields the protein MTMLFVIFSGLTSMTSRLVNSMSKHMFTVASMLMAMPTLYDWEEIDVYYTSDGMADVLMLLTMYMLPLSMISNWNNMKSTLYFELVLNLGMMLLINFMCQDMTSFYMYFEASLAPLFMLMGLYGAANRDKAADYVLMYTLFSSLFMLLAMALYEVMLDNTDYQATSLLVLSLDLQCMLFLAMSMGIAVKTPLAPLHTWLPVVHSESPLAGSMLLAGMILKLAVFAMIRLILPTLSDASVTYTPFVYVMCVMTMMYTSIITLRQTDLKVIIAYSSISHMAVCMLGMLSNTMTGITGSLVLCIAHGFVSPGLFMMVGGMLYDRYHNRLMYYFQGLISYMPYLSVYFMMLSFCNMGTPLSINFIGEMLSLTGAINRAPVLGAMAALSVLLSACYQMKLTNRLTGGIKTPYMSLTSDCTYRETVLMITLIVPTMFLGFFPSWVMDFLWDAPNLLYMFMVYRTFIKMSIPWL